ATCTGACGATAACTAAGACTGCCCGAGAATGAACGCCCGGCCTTGGCCGGGCGTTTTCGTTTGCGGGTGAGGCAGCCGCGAACGAAACAACGAGTCCCGGCGTGACCCAATGTTTGGCAAATGGCCATCAGTCAGCGTTATGCTAGTCGGGATTCAATAGGAGTGGCGATGAGTAAAGTCAGTGTGTTGGTTGTGGATGATGCGCCGTTCATTCGCGACCTGGTCAAGAAGTGCCTGCGTAACTACTTCCCCGGTATCGTCATCGAAGATGCGGTCAACGGCCGCAAGGCCCAGACCTTGCTGAGCCGTGAGGCTTTCGACCTGGTCCTGTGCGACTGGGAAATGCCGGAAATGTCCGGCCTTGAGCTGCTGACCTGGTGCCGTCAGCAAGAGTCGATGAAGACCCTGCCGTTCATCATGGTGACCAGCCGTGGCGACAAGGAGAACGTGGTCCAGGCGATTCAGGCCGGGGTCTCGGATTTCGTCGGCAAGCCGTTCACCAACGAGCAACTGCTGACCAAGGTGAAAAAAGCCCTGACCAAGGTCGGCAAGCTCGACACCTTGCTGGCCAGTGCGCCGACCCGCGCGACGTCGGCGTTTGCCAACGACTCGCTGAGCGCCCTGACTGGCGGCCGTGCCGAAACGGTCAAGCCGACAGCCCCGGTGGCCCCGGTAGCCGCGGCCAAACCCCTGGTGAGCGCTCCCAAGCCTGCAGCTGCGGCGCCGGCAGGGCGTGGCCAGGGCCAACTGCGCCTGCCAAGCGGCGTGCAGCCGTGTGTGATCAAGGCCTTGAGCCTCAAGGAAGCGCTGCTGGTGGTGCGCCGTGGCGAAACCCTGCCACAGGTTCTGGAAGGCGCGGTACTCGACCTGGAGCAGGGCGAGAACGCCGAGATCGCCCGCCTCAACGGCTACCTGCATGCGGTTGCCGCGCTGGAGCCGAAACCCGACAGCGACTGGTTGCAACTGACCTTCAAGTTCGTTGACCAGGATGCGCAGAAGCTCGACTACCTGTCGCGCCTGATCGCCCGCGGTTCGGCGCAGAAGCACTTCGTGCCAGGGGCCTGAAGGCCCTGTGGGAGCGGGCCTTGCCCGCGATCGAGCGCGCAGCGGTCGCAATCCAGACAACACCTGATGTATTGACTGGGCTGGCCTCTTCGCGGGGCAAGCCGGCTCCTACAGGAGCCGGCCTTGCCGGCGATCAATGCACCGTTCGTCTCCTGGTACACCCCTGAAACACTCTCGCCATACCCCCGCCAAAATCCGCTGCTAGGCTTCGACAGACCACTCACTGTCAAAAAGCCACTACTCATGCCTGCACGCACGCTGCTGTTCTGCGCCTTGCTCATGGCCTGCGGCCCTGTGCTGGCCATGACCCTTTACAAAAGTACCGACGCCTACGGCGTGGTGTCCTATTCCGATCGACCGATTCCCGGCGGCCAGGCGTTTGTCTTTGGCGACAGGATGGTTGAGCAACTGGAAACCCAGGTGCAGTTGCAGGCCAACCGCTTTGCCGCAGGCGTGCGCTTCAGTGCGCGTAACGACACCTACGCGCCGGTCGAGGTAGAGCTGCGCCTGGAGCGCCTGGGCAATGTCCAGGGTGGGGCGTCGCGTTTGGTGCGGCGAGTGGTGCCGGCGCGCAGCACGGTGGCGCTGACGCTGCTCAGTGCCCGCCAGCCCGGCAAGCCGGTGAGCTACAAGAGCAAGTTCGATTTTGCCCTGGGCAACCCGGGCCAGCGTCAACAGGCGTTCCGTTACCCATTGCCCTGGCGCGGCGGGCCCTTTCGCCTGACCCAGGGGCCCAATGGCCGCTACAGCCACTTCGGGCCCAAGGGCCGTTATGCCATGGACATCGCCATGCCTGAAGGCACGCCGATCATCGCCGCACGGGCAGGGGTGGTGATCAAGACCGAAAACAGCCAGAGCGGCCGTGGCAGTCATCCGTCAGGCAACTTTGTGCGCATCCTTCACGAAGACGGCACCATGGGCGTGTACCTGCACCTGATGCGCGGCTCAGTGGTGGTCAGGGAAGGGCAGCGGGTGGTGTACGGCACGCCGCTGGCAAAATCCGGCAATACCGGCAACAGCAGCGGCCCGCACTTGCACTTTGTGGTGCAGCGCAACGTCGGGCTGGCGCTGGAGTCGATACCCTACCAGTTCAACCAGCCCGTCGGCGGGCTGCCGAACTTTACCGCCGGCAACCCCTGAGGCGGCTCAATCGAGCTTGAGCACCTTGGCCAGGACGATCTTCGGCCCCTTCATCTTTTTGATGATAATGCGCAGGCCTTCGACTTCCAGTAGCTCTTCCTCTTCCGGAACCCGCTTGAGGGTCTCGTAGACCAGGCCGGCGAGGGTTTCGGCCTCGATGTGGTCCAGATCCACGCCAAGCAGGCGCTCGACCTTGAACAGCGGGGTGTCGCCGCGTACCAGCAGCTTGCCCGGCTGGTAGGCGAGGATGCCGCGCTCGGCCTTGCGGTGTTCGTCCTGGATGTCGCCAACCAGCACTTCCAGCACGTCCTCCATGGTCAGGTAGCCGATGACCTTGCCGTCGGCTTCCTCGACCAGCGCAAAGTGCGCACCGCCTTTGCGGAACTGCTCGAGCAGGTGCGCCAGCGGCATGTGCCGCGACACGCGCTCCAGCGGCCGGGTCAGCTCGGCCAGGTTGAAAGACTCGGGGATATGGTCGAGATCGGCCAGCTCCAGCAGCAGGTCCTTGATGTGCA
This portion of the Pseudomonas sp. SORT22 genome encodes:
- a CDS encoding response regulator, whose protein sequence is MSKVSVLVVDDAPFIRDLVKKCLRNYFPGIVIEDAVNGRKAQTLLSREAFDLVLCDWEMPEMSGLELLTWCRQQESMKTLPFIMVTSRGDKENVVQAIQAGVSDFVGKPFTNEQLLTKVKKALTKVGKLDTLLASAPTRATSAFANDSLSALTGGRAETVKPTAPVAPVAAAKPLVSAPKPAAAAPAGRGQGQLRLPSGVQPCVIKALSLKEALLVVRRGETLPQVLEGAVLDLEQGENAEIARLNGYLHAVAALEPKPDSDWLQLTFKFVDQDAQKLDYLSRLIARGSAQKHFVPGA
- a CDS encoding peptidoglycan DD-metalloendopeptidase family protein, with translation MPARTLLFCALLMACGPVLAMTLYKSTDAYGVVSYSDRPIPGGQAFVFGDRMVEQLETQVQLQANRFAAGVRFSARNDTYAPVEVELRLERLGNVQGGASRLVRRVVPARSTVALTLLSARQPGKPVSYKSKFDFALGNPGQRQQAFRYPLPWRGGPFRLTQGPNGRYSHFGPKGRYAMDIAMPEGTPIIAARAGVVIKTENSQSGRGSHPSGNFVRILHEDGTMGVYLHLMRGSVVVREGQRVVYGTPLAKSGNTGNSSGPHLHFVVQRNVGLALESIPYQFNQPVGGLPNFTAGNP